The following proteins are encoded in a genomic region of Arachis stenosperma cultivar V10309 chromosome 4, arast.V10309.gnm1.PFL2, whole genome shotgun sequence:
- the LOC130974931 gene encoding protein FAR-RED IMPAIRED RESPONSE 1-like, producing MVDEIIDIVVTRKDELNYGHELPDHSGVGEEKIPVIGMSFGSLPLAQQFYANYAKKVGFVTKIRNTNFDKTRKKSKIPVNQSIYCTREGYREFRVNAATRANRITVTRCRARMYVVLDKEKESWVVSRLELRHSHPCSAKKAVYYHEYRKLTIHAKCVITDNDKAGIRPNKTYLALTNEVGWSSNLGFSEKDVRNYITRNLRCSDNNEDFQGMMNYFVRMKEINPNFFYAIDVDDANKFRSALWVNARCRASYEYYRDVVSFDTTYRRNIHGLLFASFVGVNHHGKSTLLDCALLGSEEIPSFEWVFTQWVRCVGTVPREIITDQCKAMAGIIRKVLPDTVHR from the exons ATGGTCGACGAAATAATCGACATCGTTGTGACTAGAAAGGATGAGTTGAACTACGGACACGAG TTACCGGATCATAGTGGCGTCGGTGAAGAGAAAATTCCAGTCATAGGAATGAGTTTTGGTTCGTTGCCTCTCGCACAGCAATTTTATGCAAACTATGCAAAGAAAGTTGGGTTCGTTACTAAAATCAGGAACACGAATTTCGACAAGACGCGGAAGAAATCAAAGATACCGGTTAATCAATCTATTTACTGCACGCGAGAAGGTTATCGAGAGTTTAGGGTGAACGCAGCAACTCGAGCAAACAGAATTACAGTCACGAGATGCAGAGCAAGGATGTATGTTGTGCTGGACAAGGAGAAAGAAAGTTGGGTTGTGTCTAGATTAGAATTGAGGCATTCTCACCCATGTTCGGCTAAGAAAGCTGTCTACTATCATGAGTACCGGAAGCTGACCATTCATGCTAAGTGTGTCATTACGGATAACGACAAGGCTGGAATAAGACCTAACAAGACGTATCTAGCACTGACAAACGAGGTTGGTTGGTCCTCAAACCTGGGTTTTTCAGAAAAGGATGTCAGAAATTATATCACACGCAATCTCCGATGCTCCGATAACAATGAGGACTTCCAAGGGATGATGAATTATTTCGTTCGAATGAAGGAGATCAATCCCAACTTCTTTTATGCCATAGATGTTGACGATGCTAATAAATTTAGGAGCGCACTATGGGTAAATGCAAGGTGTAGGGCTTCGTATGAATATTACAGAGATGTGGTGTCGTTTGACACCACTTACAGAAGAAACAT ACATGGTCTGCTGTTTGCATCATTTGTCGGTGTAAACCACCATGGAAAGTCTACTCTTCTTGACTGTGCTTTACTTGGGAGCGAGGAGATCCCTAGTTTTGAGTGGGTGTTCACGCAATGGGTGAGATGCGTCGGGACTGTGCCAAGGGAGATTATCACTGACCAGTGCAAGGCAATGGCTGGTATTATTAGGAAGGTCCTACCTGATACTGTCCACCGATAG
- the LOC130974930 gene encoding extensin-like: MGKKVIAKRAPREKIHKLPGYPRPSTRSQDTTFTPSPSPPTSPPRTSPMAQTKTTPRYPAPAKPTPPPKATTSKPGSSKPGSAKPSSSKGKHPVPEEPVPEPTQPKSRSVPVLSQRGNPHLPLKSVREPDINPFAHKSHFMTSHSDYNPIISNLP; this comes from the coding sequence ATGGGGAAGAAAGTTATTGCCAAAAGAGCACCGCGTGAGAAAATTCATAAACTTCCAGGATATCCTAGACCATCAACTCGTTCTCAAGACACCACTTTTACTCCATCACCTTCTCCTCCTACCTCTCCTCCTCGCACTTCTCCCATGGCACAGACCAAGACTACACCGAGGTACCCTGCTCCTGCCAAGCCGACACCACCACCAAAGGCCACAACTTCCAAGCCAGGCTCCTCAAAACCTGGTTCTGCGAAGCCTAGCTCCTCCAAGGGCAAACATCCAGTGCCTGAGGAACCTGTTCCCGAACCAACACAACCCAAATCCAGGTCGGTTCCTGTGCTCTCTCAACGAGGTAACCCTCATCTCCCTCTTAAATCTGTTAGAGAACCCGACATTAACCCTTTTGCTCACAAATCACACTTCATGACATCTCACTCAGACTATAACCCCATCATTTCAAATCTGCCATGA
- the LOC130973607 gene encoding succinate dehydrogenase subunit 6, mitochondrial-like: MASFWDSYKEFWSERFSFLSNYSNAIQRDRPLHPWTDSDVHQFIALDPVHGPALKSARDAVQFGITGSALGAAFTAGYAWKYSRSLHGAALSFLAGGVFGWTFGHEIANHALQLYRLDTLAAEAKFLEWWKNKSE, from the exons ATGGCATCTTTCTGGGATAGCTACAAGGAATTTTGGTCGGAGAGGTTCTCCTTCCTTAGCAACTATTCCAACGCTATCCAACGCGATAGGCCACTCCATCCTTGGACTGATTCTGATGTTCATCAGTTCATTGCTTTGGATCCTGTTCATGGACCTGCT TTGAAAAGTGCTAGAGATGCAGTACAATTTGGCATCACTGGAAGTGCTTTGGGAGCAGCATTCACTGCAGGCTACGCATGGAAATATTCCAGAAGTTTGCATG GTGCTGCACTTTCTTTTCTAGCTGGAGGTGTATTTGGGTGGACGTTTGGGCATGAAATTGCAAATCATGCACTTCAACTCTACAGGTTAGATACACTGGCTGCAGAGGCAAAGTTTTTGGAGTGGTGGAAAAATAAGAGCGAATGA
- the LOC130974932 gene encoding protein FAR1-RELATED SEQUENCE 5-like — protein MKKSQFKLGGYAKYGELNAIMNHIVWNSPSTESFEVDWAVFVKQFKLGQNRWLTNLYANRRKWVPIFFKSEFWAGMRSTQRSESMHAFYGGYLHCKSGLVQFIHEYDNVLENNEQKELEDDATNSKGVIPCIGSTGIERQFQQEYTSNMFRTLQLEGDTISIKVDEHKVFWGKPVYHTFIVEFDPLSRKGQCECNKFESACILCCHTLAVWSYYRVDTVPSCYVLPRWSKNIIRKHTYIKSSHDVARSDESNNLFRHLCSEFYNVAKKFVACDEEAVILRAALWDAKSKLTDYYANVHSTTVAVTQNTMPTQSTGGAIVHDIQGPSRVKTKGWPKSKRLGAELDKSIKKLLQKRKGKSHPDDVDLKSDNDHHGSVNKRFEDSTI, from the exons ATGAAGAAATCACAATTCAAGCTCGGTGGCTACGCTAAGTACGGAGAATTGAATGCAATAATGAATCACATTGTGTGGAATTCTCCTTCGACTGAATCATTCGAGGTTGATTGGGCTGTTTTCGTCAAACAATTTAAGTTAGGCCAGAACAGATGGTTAACAA ACCTTTATGCGAATCGGCGGAAGTGGGTTCCAATATTCTTCAAGAGTGAATTTTGGGCAGGGATGAGGAGTACACAGCGTAGTGAAAGTATGCATGCATTTTATGGTGGATACCTGCATTGCAAGAGTGGGTTGGTTCAGTTCATCCATGAATACGATAATGTGCTTGAAAACAATGAGCAAAAGGAGCTGGAAGATGATGCTACGAACTCGAAAGGAGTCATCCCATGTATAGGGAGCACGGGCATTGAGAGACAGTTTCAGCAGGAATACACCAGTAATATGTTCAGGACCCTTCAGCTGGag GGAGATACAATTTCTATTAAAGTGGACGAGCATAAGGTATTCTGGGGGAAGCCTGTCTACCATACTTTCATAGTCGAGTTTGACCCTTTGAGTCGAAAGGGTCAGTGCGAGTGCAACAAGTTTGAATCCGCTTGTATATTGTGTTGCCACACCCTTGCGGTGTGGTCATACTACAGAGTTGACACAGTACCAAGCTGCTATGTTCTTCCTCGATGGAGTAAAAATATTATCCGCAAGCACACTTACATCAAGAGTAGCCATGACGTGGCTCGGAGTGATGAAAGCAACAACTTGTTCAGGCATCTGTGTTCAGAGTTCTATAACGTTGCTAAAAAATTTGTTGCTTGTGATGAGGAAGCAGTCATCTTGCGAGCTGCCCTTTGGGATGCAAAGTCCAAGCTGACTGATTATTATGCCAACGTGCATTCCACTACTGTTGCTGTGACTCAGAATACCATGCCCACACAGAGCACAGGCGGTGCTATTGTACATGACATACAAGGACCCTCAAGAGTCAAAACCAAAGGATGGCCGAAGAGTAAGAGACTTGGAGCAGAGTTGGACAAGTCAATTAAGAAGTTGTTgcaaaaaagaaagggaaaatcACATCCG GATGATGTTGACCTTAAGTCAGATAATGATCACCATGGTTCTGTAAATAAAAGATTTGAGGATTCTACTATATAA